One genomic window of Halobellus limi includes the following:
- a CDS encoding FAD-binding oxidoreductase encodes MDANRDARRLEEALPLGVLSERLGGEVVAPSDDAYDEARRVWNGMINEYPAALAYCESADDVRAAVGFAREHGLETTVRSGGHGVSGASVVSGGLVVDCSRMEWVRVDPEERIARVGPGATWRTLDSAAQSFGLATPGGVYADTGVAGLTLGGGTGYLSPKHGFTADNLREIDVVTGRGERATANAERNADLFCAARGGGTPGVVTAFEFDLHPLDHDVPYFESWLPVTVADGALREYRRYQRDAPDESCVFPYFATVPASPEFPSDRHGDLALCVAGVYAGDPDVGRREFETFRDRPDAFAESFEAMAYTDLQSMMDGDFPAGRRYYWKSVPLSRFDDDAIGDLRRAASAAPSDLSTIVVWPMHGAVGRMDESTTPLVGRDADVVVNVEAAWDDPTATTENVEWVRDTCRRFRDGPSVPGTLPNFAGGSESDADDVYAANAERLRAVREEHDPDGLFAYERV; translated from the coding sequence ATGGACGCGAACCGGGACGCGCGGCGTCTCGAAGAGGCCCTCCCGCTCGGAGTCCTCTCGGAGCGACTCGGCGGTGAGGTCGTGGCCCCGTCGGACGACGCCTACGACGAGGCGCGGCGGGTCTGGAACGGGATGATAAACGAGTACCCGGCGGCGCTCGCGTACTGCGAGTCCGCCGACGACGTGCGCGCCGCGGTCGGTTTCGCCCGCGAGCACGGCCTCGAAACCACGGTCCGGAGCGGCGGGCACGGCGTCTCCGGCGCGTCGGTCGTCTCGGGCGGCCTCGTCGTCGACTGCTCGCGGATGGAGTGGGTGCGGGTCGATCCCGAGGAGCGTATCGCGCGCGTCGGGCCGGGGGCGACCTGGAGAACCCTCGACAGCGCCGCGCAGTCGTTCGGGCTCGCGACGCCCGGCGGCGTCTACGCCGACACCGGCGTCGCGGGCCTCACGCTCGGCGGCGGGACGGGCTACCTCTCGCCGAAACACGGGTTCACCGCGGACAACCTCCGCGAGATCGACGTCGTCACCGGGCGCGGCGAGCGCGCGACCGCGAACGCCGAGCGCAACGCCGACCTGTTCTGTGCGGCCCGCGGCGGCGGGACGCCCGGCGTCGTCACCGCCTTCGAGTTCGACCTCCACCCGCTCGATCACGACGTCCCCTACTTCGAGTCGTGGCTCCCCGTGACGGTCGCCGACGGCGCCCTCCGCGAATACCGCCGCTACCAGCGGGACGCACCCGACGAGTCCTGCGTGTTCCCGTACTTCGCGACCGTTCCGGCGAGCCCCGAGTTCCCGTCGGACCGCCACGGCGACCTCGCGCTCTGCGTCGCCGGCGTCTACGCGGGCGATCCGGACGTCGGACGGCGGGAGTTCGAGACGTTCCGCGACCGCCCGGATGCGTTCGCCGAGTCGTTCGAGGCGATGGCCTACACCGACCTGCAGTCGATGATGGACGGGGACTTCCCGGCCGGTCGACGGTACTACTGGAAGTCCGTGCCGCTCTCGCGATTCGACGACGACGCGATCGGCGACCTCCGGCGGGCTGCGAGCGCCGCCCCCTCGGACCTATCGACTATCGTCGTCTGGCCGATGCACGGCGCCGTCGGGCGGATGGACGAATCGACGACGCCGCTCGTCGGCCGCGACGCAGACGTCGTCGTGAACGTCGAGGCCGCCTGGGACGATCCGACGGCGACGACGGAGAACGTCGAGTGGGTGCGCGACACCTGCCGTCGGTTCCGCGACGGACCGTCCGTCCCCGGGACGCTGCCGAACTTCGCCGGCGGCAGCGAGTCCGACGCCGACGACGTGTACGCGGCGAACGCCGAGCGACTGCGGGCGGTTCGCGAGGAGCACGACCCCGACGGGCTGTTCGCGTACGAGCGCGTGTGA
- the pepF gene encoding oligoendopeptidase F, whose amino-acid sequence MSQVPERAEIDTEDKWDLTSIYPDDDAWEAAYESVTDRVDDLRAYEGRATESPETLLELLELREELLREVSKVVSYANLRSAEDTRNQEYQAMSAKAESLSSSTQSAVSFLEPELQQLEESDVESFVDREPELAEYEHYFDDVLRTKPHTRSAEIEELLAELGEVAGASSDIFGMLSNADMTFPTVERPDGESVEITQGNFTKLQKHPDRAFRREVYEGFYDEWGEVRNTVGTSLKNSVRKDVKYARARHYETAREAALDGPNVPVEVYDTLIETVHDNLDSLHRHAELKREALGVDDLRMWDLYMSLTGDEGPDISYEEATEYIVDSVAPLGEAYQERVAEGLESRWVDVYENRGKRSGAFSAGTYDTQPFILMNYQDDITSMFTLAHELGHSLHSELAKDAQPWQYADYTIFVAEVASTVNETLLTHHLLETVEDDELRMHVLDEYLERFRQTLFRQAMFADFELRIHEIAEADGALTPDRFDEEYRDLKSEFYAPAELDDRIPREWMRIPHFYYNYYVYQYATGISAAVAIVERILAEGEDAATAYREALALGGSEYPIDVLDAAGVDMTSSEPIESAVSVYDEYLDRMAALLSAE is encoded by the coding sequence ATGAGTCAGGTTCCCGAGCGGGCGGAGATCGACACCGAGGACAAGTGGGACCTCACGAGCATCTACCCGGACGACGACGCCTGGGAGGCGGCGTACGAATCGGTCACAGACCGCGTCGACGACCTGCGGGCCTACGAGGGACGGGCGACCGAGAGCCCCGAGACGCTTCTGGAACTGCTCGAACTCCGAGAGGAACTCCTCCGCGAGGTCTCGAAGGTCGTCAGTTACGCCAACCTCCGGAGCGCCGAGGACACCCGGAACCAGGAGTACCAGGCGATGAGCGCGAAGGCCGAGTCGCTCTCCTCGTCGACGCAGTCGGCGGTGAGCTTCCTCGAACCCGAACTACAGCAACTCGAGGAATCGGACGTCGAGTCGTTCGTCGACCGCGAGCCCGAACTCGCCGAGTACGAACACTACTTCGACGACGTCCTGCGGACGAAACCGCACACTCGATCGGCGGAGATCGAGGAGCTACTGGCCGAATTGGGCGAGGTCGCTGGCGCGTCCTCGGACATCTTCGGGATGCTCTCGAACGCCGATATGACGTTCCCGACGGTCGAGCGCCCCGACGGCGAGTCCGTCGAGATCACGCAGGGGAACTTCACGAAACTCCAGAAGCACCCCGACCGCGCGTTCCGGCGGGAGGTCTACGAGGGATTCTACGACGAGTGGGGCGAGGTGCGGAACACCGTCGGGACGTCGCTGAAGAACAGCGTTCGCAAGGACGTCAAGTACGCCCGCGCGCGACACTACGAGACCGCCCGGGAGGCGGCGCTCGACGGCCCGAACGTCCCGGTCGAGGTGTACGACACGCTGATCGAGACGGTCCACGACAACCTCGACAGCCTTCACCGACACGCCGAGTTGAAGCGGGAGGCCCTCGGCGTCGACGACCTCAGAATGTGGGACCTGTATATGTCGCTGACGGGCGACGAGGGCCCCGACATCAGTTACGAAGAAGCGACGGAGTACATCGTCGACTCGGTCGCACCGCTCGGCGAGGCCTACCAGGAGCGCGTCGCCGAGGGGCTGGAGTCGCGCTGGGTCGACGTCTACGAGAACCGCGGCAAGCGCTCGGGGGCGTTCTCCGCGGGCACCTACGACACCCAGCCGTTCATCCTGATGAACTACCAGGACGACATCACCTCGATGTTCACCCTGGCGCACGAACTCGGGCACTCGCTGCACTCCGAACTCGCGAAGGACGCCCAGCCCTGGCAGTACGCGGACTACACCATCTTCGTCGCGGAGGTGGCCTCGACGGTCAACGAGACGCTCCTGACGCACCACCTCCTCGAGACCGTCGAGGACGACGAACTGCGGATGCACGTGCTCGACGAGTACCTCGAACGCTTCCGGCAGACGCTGTTCCGACAGGCGATGTTCGCCGACTTCGAGCTCCGGATCCACGAGATCGCGGAGGCCGACGGCGCGCTCACGCCCGATCGGTTCGACGAGGAGTACCGCGACCTGAAGTCGGAGTTCTACGCGCCGGCCGAACTCGACGACCGGATCCCCCGCGAGTGGATGCGGATCCCCCACTTCTACTACAACTACTACGTCTACCAGTACGCGACGGGCATCTCCGCCGCCGTCGCGATCGTCGAGCGGATCTTAGCGGAGGGCGAGGACGCGGCGACGGCCTACCGGGAGGCGCTGGCGCTCGGCGGCTCGGAGTACCCGATCGACGTCCTCGACGCCGCCGGCGTCGATATGACGTCCTCGGAGCCGATCGAGTCCGCCGTCTCGGTCTACGACGAGTACCTCGACCGGATGGCGGCGTTGCTGTCGGCGGAGTAG